The genomic window GTACCAGCAAGGCTCCACTTGTGACTTCCTATTGAGTCAGACACAAAATGAGGGCAAAGGACACAGAGACGTGCAGATAAGGAGCATAAGGAGCAACAAGGAACCCCCTTCTGCCTTCACACAAAACTTGCGAAACATCCCTCCCTTTGTGCCACCCTGCCTGCCAGGCAGCAACCACCCATCCAGCCACTGCCTGTGGCCAGGGCTTGGGCAGAGCATCTCccagcagggaaaaggtgacaacCCATGGTCTCTCGGTCACTACAGAGCCAGTGATGCAGGACAGTGATGCTGCAAACCTCCCCACACACCAAATGGGGCTGAGGATCAAGGAgtcccaccagcccagcctggtCCATTCCTGAGAGAGGCAGCCAAGCAGCATCAGGGGGGTTTGGCAGTGCAGTCCCCAAGCCCACTGCTGCTCACCCAGCATGTTGGTCGGCATGCCCAGGAGGGTGTGCATCAGGTCGTGGACTTCCCGGTACCTCTGGATCACGTAGGCCAGCTCTTCATCATCAACAAACTTAGGTGGCATCCGGGTGTCTGGAGAAACCTTCTGCAAATCCAAAGAGATCCTCCATGGCTCCAATCTCCATGTAAAGCATAACTGTGCTCCCAGCGCAGGAATCAGCCACAGAAATCTGCGTGCCATGAAACCCCACACTCACATTGTCCTCCAAGAACCGGACGTACTCTCGGCCCAGTGAGCCATCTGGCAGCCCCCGCAGCCTGGACATGTCCAGGGTGGAGAGACGGATGCGAGGCCGTTCCCTGAAAGCAAAACATGGGTCAGCAAGACTTCTAGTGAAACCCACAGCAGAGAGTTCTGGAGTAAAGGAGCCCTTGGAAACCCCCATCCCCTGCCTCTGTTTTTTCCTTGTGTGGATCCTGACTCCTCACTGCAGGGACAAAACTGCCTGCGTTTCTGTTGCTGAGGCTGGGACACAAATTGCTTAAGGGATCTACCTGGAGTCTTGGCAATTAAAGAGGTTTCCTCTTGTGCCCCTGTAGCAACTCTGGGGGGAAAAACACTGGTGTCCTCTACACTGAAAcactgctgccatgtgggctgccagccaggcacagcccccagcaacagccagcactgcagagcagagcttttTAGTCTCCCTGAAAAGCAGCCAGAGCTTCAAAGTAACAGCCCTAAAGAGGGGAGGGAATTTGTTCTAAACACAGGTTTAACTTCAATCCTGCTCAGGCTTTCACCACCAGCCACGTGGCAGCCACACATGAAAAGGTCTGCTCTCCAGGTTGTTGGCAAACAAGTGCCTCACAGTTGTGGAAGTGAACAAAAGCCTTTTTATTTACATGCACAAGGTAAATTCTTCCTATGATAAAAGCCCTGAAGTGGATCCAGAagagctgcccagctcctggagcagaggtgCCAGGGAGATAAGCAGGACTGGCACCAGCTTCACACTGGTTCCCCAGACACTTCCTTCTGTATTTGATGTCACAGGGACCTCAGCAGCTTGGGGGATAAAAAAACAGACCTGTGTGCAGAAATGGAACCCCTGAAAATCCCTGCAATACCACAGGGCAAGGAACAGGTGGGGGtatccctctccagccctcagtgcctttgcttttccctctccctgggcagctcctctggATCTCAGATGCATCCTGGTGCTCCATATGCTTTTCCAGTTACATCCAGAGCCAGGATCAGGCTGCTCTGCACAAACATATGgtaaaaggcagcttttctctAGCCCCTGTGTGGCATAACTCAAACAACACACAAGTGGCAGGAATGATACgtgacagggagcagggagaaggCAAGCAGATACACAGTGAGAGCTTGGTTAGTAAGAGAAATCCCTCCTGGTCCTCAGCCTTGCTGTGCTCAACAAGTCCCTGCAGAGGTGGAAGCAAAAGTGATCATGTCTTAAtgaggaaaacaagagaagTGGCCTCATTTCACAGCTTGGGGAgatgctgtgggcactgggaaagaatATATGGAGGTGTGTAAGGAGGAGAGAGACCAGCAGAGATGAAGTCTCCATTgcaaggagaggcagcagcagatataaggaagaaatccATGGATATGGTGGGTTCTTATTCCTGCTCAGCATCCACATCCATGAATTtcttccctgcagctgctgctgcatctcttGGTGTTGGCAGCTGCCAGTTCCAGCAGTGAAGCAGAACAGACAGGCAGCAGTGCCCGCCCTTGGATGTGTCACGGGGCTCCTGGGATCGTTcaaaataaagggaaataaaCAGCCTGGAGGGCTAGAGCTAACAAAACACCTGGGTTGCTTTCAAGCTCTGCCTTTGAGGGCCCAAGGAATGTTCCTGGTGTCGTGTCTCCCTCCCCACCAGGAAGCACAcagtgagggcaggagggatgggagggacgCACTGGAGGATGCGGTAACCTTCAGGGTGGTGCTTCATCTTGTCCCGCAGgttgggcagggccaggcagccTGTGGTCTCCCCAAGGACTGCCACCATGTCTGAAAGAGAGACCAGAGAGTGACCCAAGAGCGGTTTTTGCAACATCCAGCTGTCCTCGTTCAGCAGGTGAGGAAACAGGGCAATGAAACCATTGACCAGGAGCAAGCAGGAAGCCTGTGGAAAAGCAGGGACCCCACAAACCACAGATCTTCAGCCTCAGGgctactctgctctggtgtcaCTCACATGACCCTTCCTGGGGATGAGATGTAGGTGCAGACATGAGACCTGAGGGACCATGGATGAATGGAACAGGGCTGGGTGGCATCACAGATGGTCACGAGGAGACCACTGGGGTGTTTCTCCTGCTCCGGGCCAGCTCTCAGGCCTGTGCTTACCCCATAACTAGAGGTGTCACCCAACAGAGGGAGAAATAAACTTTCCTGTGAAGCTTTTAGGAGGCACGTGGCGGGGTTTGCTGGGCGTCTGTGGTAGGCGCTGCCCTCGCCGTGCTTACCGTGTCTGTAGGGGTCATAGAGCGCCATGACGGCGGAGCCGGCGGCCAGCAGCGCCTTCTGCAGCGGGCTGGTGGGGATGTGCCCGGGGTACAGACGGGGCCACCCTTCCTCCTCCacgtcctcctcctcctccccgccgcgtccatcccagccctgcggATCGCTGTGGTTCAGCCGGGCTCTGCCTGCGGGGAGCACTGGGTGAGAGACCGGCCCGGGGGAGGGTCAGACCCGGGTGAGAGACCGGCCCGAGGGAGGGTCAGACCCGGGTGAGAGACCGGCCCGAGGGAGGGACAGACCCGGGTGAGGGACCGGCCCGAGCGCTCGGGGGGCTGCGGTAGGCCCGGGGGGCATCACTTGCCTGGGCAGCCGGGACCCGCCCGCAGCAGTGGGACCCCCACCCGCGCCGCCCGCAGCAGCAGCTGCCGCATCCcgtcccggccccgccgctgccccgGAAGCGCCCGCACGGGGCGGAGCGGGCGGGCAGCGCGGCATGGCGGGGCTGTCTGGGCTCTTCGCCGTGTACAAGCCGCCGGGGGTGACCTGGTGCCGCGTCCGGGAGGCGGTGGAGACGCGGCTGCTGCGCGGTGAGCGCGGCGGGACCCCCAACCCCACCCCCGGGGAGCAGCGGCGAGTCCCGACTCATCCCATCCCCAGGAGCTGGCGATGGGACCCCTGCACCCCATCCCACtccgtcccatcccatccctgggggcTGGTGATGGGACAGCCctgcatcccatcccactccgacccatcccatcctatccccgGGAGCTGGCGATGGGACACCCCTGCACCTCATCCCACtccgtcccatcccatccctgggagctggcTGTGGGACACCCCCTATCCCATCCTTGGGGGCTGGTAGTGGGACGCCCCTTTATCCCATCCTATCCTCGGGAGGCGGCGGGACACCTCCACATCGCATCCATCGTGTCGTCCCATCCCCTGGGGTCGCCGGCCGCCCCTGACCGTCCCCCCGCATGTCTCGCAGAGCTGAACGCGGCGCCGCGACGCGCCCCACGGCAGCACGTCCGCTTCCTACCGACCCCGGCACCGGAGGGCGGAGGGGCCGTGGAGCTGGTGCCCACCAGGGTGCCGGTGCTGGCAGACCACCCCCTCGGTAAGGGCGGCCACGGGGCCCCggctgggggaggagggggcagtgggagccCCACGACAATGGGAGCTGGGAGATGGGGGGAGCCTCAGGTGGGCTCTGTGAACTGACCCCAGCGCTGTCTCCGCTGCAGTCCAAGGCCCGAGGTTCAGGCGGCTGAAGATCGGAGCGGGTCACCGGCTGGATGCCAAGGCCTCGGGAGTCTTCGGTGGGTCTCATCCCGGAGCGGCTCCGTGTCCCGCTGGCTGCGAGGTGATGGGTTTCTGTGGGGGGAAGAAGCGGTGGATGCTCAGCCACTGCACAGCGGCAGCCTGCaggtgtcacagcccagctgcagtATAAGTgctaaaacagaagaaacaccCCACAAGCTGCTGGCAATGCCAGATGGGAGCAACCCTTCACCCCAGCACACGGGGCTTTGCTGGGGGAGGACACCAACCTCCAAATCTGCCACATAACTCCCCGTCTGCTCTACCACCCAAACTGGCtttgctgtggcactgctgagtATTTGCCCCAAATACCTGGATGGAAAGTTCTGGGAAATCCAAGAGCTCAGGCTACAGCCTTATAGTTTTCATGATAGGCAGTAATTTGGGGGTCTAAGCACTGCTCAGACATGGTATCTGAAGAGATACAGCCCTGTCCAGGGGAAGGAATGGTGTGAGTATGCAGTGCACATCAGCGATTTTATGTGGTTCCCGatcttctgtgtttcagtgctTGGCATTGGCCACGGGAACAAGCTGTTCACTGACCTGTACAACTGCCACCTGACCAAGGTAGGTGCTGGCTCTGAACGGCCTCAGAGCATTGGAGTGTGATTACACACTTTGGCCTGCCCCAGTGTGCCAGAATGGCCTTGTGACAGTGACACTGCTTTTGGGTCTCAAGCCCAACAATGCTGTTGAGAGATTTTCAGAGTCCAGAATTTCATCCTTCACATGAGCATCTTCTTGTGTGGTTTTGCTCCTAGGATGCTGCTGTCTTTTTGTGCAACACTCACATTGCCTGCACTCCTAGCAGCTGCACGGCACAATACTGCTACTCAATTGCTGAGAGTATTTTTTATAAACTGTACTCTTTGACTTTCTTCCAGGTTTACACTGTTAGTGGCATGTTTGGTAAAGCCACTGATGACTTCTCAGACACAGGGAAGCTAATAGAGAAGACAACATTTGGTAAGAAAATCATTTGATGTGTTCTGTTTTAAAGATAGAACACCAAACAGCATGGTAACTGCAAAGCATTTAACCAGGTGAATTGCACAGTGACAAAAGCTACACCTTGCATGCTTTTTAGTCCTTGTTGATGTCATAGTGCCCCTGTTCTAAATCTAACCACAATAACCAAAGTCAGTACAAGTGCTGGTCACGGGTTGCTACTGGGTTGGCCAAGACCCAGATCTGTCTGTAAATCACACTTGGAGATAGTGGCTACAAGTTTTCATTGAATGAAACTCTTCAAACACCCGATAAGAGAAACTGGAGCATCAGTCTCTTGAAATCAATTAAGCAAAATAACTCTTCCCTTCACAgtccagtgctgtgctgttccATGTGCAGACAGGGA from Pithys albifrons albifrons isolate INPA30051 chromosome 20, PitAlb_v1, whole genome shotgun sequence includes these protein-coding regions:
- the COQ4 gene encoding ubiquinone biosynthesis protein COQ4 homolog, mitochondrial; the encoded protein is MRQLLLRAARVGVPLLRAGPGCPGKARLNHSDPQGWDGRGGEEEEDVEEEGWPRLYPGHIPTSPLQKALLAAGSAVMALYDPYRHDMVAVLGETTGCLALPNLRDKMKHHPEGYRILQERPRIRLSTLDMSRLRGLPDGSLGREYVRFLEDNKVSPDTRMPPKFVDDEELAYVIQRYREVHDLMHTLLGMPTNMLGEVVVKWFEAVQTGLPMCVLGAAFGPVRLSTRKLQVLATELVPWAIQSGLNASCVLNVYYEQRWEQPVESLREEIGIFPPPAVRV